A stretch of Phycisphaerae bacterium DNA encodes these proteins:
- a CDS encoding FHA domain-containing protein, whose product MNVSLILLKKDGSKKVFPVRNKATILGRRPDCDLCIPLQVVSRRHCQISQETDLLKIRDLRSSNGTYVNGSKIENEMDAKPGDHIQVGPLTFTVQIDGKPGEITAPDNDMIQPTPDISKANSDIMNGSATFTGEI is encoded by the coding sequence ATGAATGTTTCGTTAATACTGTTAAAAAAAGACGGTAGTAAGAAGGTGTTTCCTGTCCGCAACAAGGCCACTATTCTCGGCCGAAGGCCGGATTGTGATTTGTGCATCCCGCTACAGGTAGTTTCCCGCAGACACTGTCAAATCAGCCAGGAAACCGATTTGCTTAAGATTCGCGACCTCCGCTCAAGCAATGGCACGTATGTCAACGGCAGTAAAATCGAAAATGAAATGGACGCCAAACCCGGCGACCATATCCAGGTGGGCCCACTGACATTTACAGTTCAGATTGACGGCAAACCCGGCGAAATAACTGCCCCGGACAACGATATGATTCAGCCGACGCCGGACATCTCAAAAGCAAATTCGGATATTATGAACGGCAGTGCAACGTTTACCGGCGAAATATAG
- a CDS encoding HAD family hydrolase: MTYKAAIFDLDGTLVNSLEDLTDATNYALRTSNQPEHTAQAIRQMVGEGTRTLISRTLAPDKRHLIAEVLKKMREKYIQICLDKTRPYMGLLEVVAELVYHKDAKLAVLTNKDQKMAQKIVCHFFNGYFQIIKGTTNAIAVKPQPHEALQVLEKLRVKPQETIFVGDSVTDVQTAKAAGIKMIGVSWGFRGTEELIKAGAERIINEPKQLLEFFA, from the coding sequence ATGACTTACAAAGCGGCAATTTTCGATCTTGACGGAACATTAGTAAATTCGCTGGAAGACCTGACTGACGCAACTAATTATGCACTAAGAACTTCCAACCAGCCGGAACACACCGCCCAGGCAATCCGGCAAATGGTCGGCGAGGGGACAAGAACACTAATCAGCAGGACATTGGCACCAGATAAACGACACCTAATCGCAGAAGTACTGAAAAAAATGCGCGAAAAATATATTCAAATATGCCTCGATAAAACCCGGCCATATATGGGGTTACTGGAAGTAGTAGCAGAACTCGTTTATCATAAAGATGCCAAACTTGCAGTCCTGACCAATAAAGACCAAAAAATGGCACAGAAAATCGTATGCCATTTCTTCAACGGATATTTCCAAATAATAAAAGGCACTACAAACGCAATAGCTGTGAAACCACAACCTCACGAAGCATTGCAAGTACTTGAAAAACTTAGAGTTAAACCACAGGAAACAATCTTCGTCGGAGACAGCGTAACCGATGTGCAAACCGCAAAAGCGGCAGGAATAAAAATGATAGGCGTAAGCTGGGGATTCAGAGGAACAGAAGAACTCATAAAAGCAGGAGCAGAAAGAATCATAAACGAACCAAAACAATTACTCGAATTTT